A section of the Arcobacter sp. F155 genome encodes:
- a CDS encoding diguanylate cyclase, which produces MALNAIKIIFTFIILLTCSHANNSLRLSNNLKSNIDILANQVELYFQTNTGKREVYISNLFKVYYENYDKIAAFEIKNDFKTIYSSFRDDESMSLFKDVELSLNFDKTDEYYEKEILNLKGQKIATLVVYFKKTINFSKQELEYLQNKKVLRVQNDASLPPYNFNENGIPTGYAIDYLELIANELALELEFVQGKWDDFMNMLEDEELDLMINVLKSKQREERFLFSNKAFVTSPLAMLTRIEHKNVHTFKEMEGETMALVEGYHSYDRVKRDYPKIDVYPTPDTITMMKAVSQGKADGAYGLKSVLDYNINKHYLSNLKTMRNTDDDEFGFYFAYNKENLILKSIIQKAEKLISKKDIEELNNKWFQKFKETKKRSKNYLFTQSEIFYLNKKGAITMCIDPDSAPFEFLTRKGEYSGIIANFMEAMSKNSGIKFEILGKESWSSSLDAVKNQLCDISPFTVQTTERTEYLNFTKKYFTFSNVIATKDSEIFIDSLDDIKDKKIAVVKDYATKDFIKRKYPNIKIVEVDNTLEGLKKVSKSEVFAHVGLFPAVAQTLQKNNIQNVKITGKTSIDIEAKIAIRNDEPILQSILNKAINSVKEEEKEQVLDKWLTIIKEEGLNTKLFIQIITAIVIISALIIFFVIYNSNKKLRRLSQTDKLTNVYNRFKLDSLIEEEMNRRKRYGQELSIVLIDIDFFKKINDIHGHLSGDKILQEFSKTIKRNLRETDHFGRWGGEEFLVILPNTNSEEAYILAEKLRKTIETAKFYKDIKVTASFGIAQCEDIDSNKCLNNVDKALYEAKNSNRNCVKIYKK; this is translated from the coding sequence ATGGCATTAAATGCAATAAAAATAATTTTTACTTTTATAATACTATTAACATGCTCCCATGCAAACAACTCTTTAAGACTATCTAATAATTTAAAATCTAATATTGATATTTTAGCAAATCAAGTTGAATTATACTTTCAAACAAATACAGGAAAAAGAGAAGTCTATATTTCTAACTTATTTAAAGTATATTATGAAAACTATGACAAGATAGCTGCTTTTGAAATAAAAAATGACTTTAAAACAATATATAGCTCATTTAGAGATGATGAATCAATGAGCCTTTTTAAAGATGTTGAACTATCACTAAATTTTGACAAGACTGATGAGTATTATGAAAAAGAGATACTAAATTTAAAGGGACAAAAAATAGCTACTTTAGTAGTATATTTTAAAAAGACAATCAACTTTTCAAAGCAAGAGCTTGAATACTTACAAAATAAAAAAGTATTAAGAGTTCAAAATGATGCAAGTTTACCTCCATATAACTTCAACGAAAATGGAATTCCTACAGGTTATGCAATAGACTATTTAGAACTGATTGCAAATGAATTAGCACTAGAACTAGAGTTTGTTCAAGGGAAATGGGACGACTTTATGAATATGCTAGAAGACGAAGAACTTGATTTAATGATTAATGTTTTAAAGTCAAAACAAAGAGAAGAGAGATTCCTTTTTTCAAATAAAGCTTTTGTAACTTCACCTCTAGCTATGCTAACTAGAATTGAGCACAAAAATGTTCACACTTTCAAAGAGATGGAAGGTGAGACTATGGCTCTTGTTGAGGGATATCACAGTTATGATAGAGTAAAAAGAGATTATCCTAAAATTGATGTTTATCCAACACCTGACACAATTACTATGATGAAAGCCGTATCACAAGGAAAAGCAGATGGAGCATATGGTTTAAAATCAGTTTTAGATTACAACATAAACAAACACTATTTATCAAACCTAAAAACAATGAGAAATACAGATGATGATGAGTTTGGCTTCTACTTTGCATATAACAAAGAAAACCTTATTTTAAAAAGTATTATACAAAAAGCAGAAAAACTAATCTCAAAAAAAGATATCGAAGAGTTAAATAACAAATGGTTCCAAAAATTTAAAGAGACAAAAAAAAGAAGTAAAAACTACCTTTTTACTCAATCAGAAATATTCTATTTAAATAAAAAAGGTGCAATAACAATGTGTATTGACCCAGATTCTGCACCTTTTGAATTCCTTACTAGAAAAGGAGAATACTCTGGAATTATCGCTAACTTTATGGAGGCAATGTCAAAAAACTCTGGTATAAAGTTTGAAATACTTGGCAAAGAATCATGGAGTTCATCTTTAGATGCGGTTAAAAATCAGTTGTGTGATATCTCACCTTTTACTGTTCAAACTACTGAAAGAACTGAATACCTTAACTTTACAAAAAAATACTTCACTTTTTCAAATGTAATTGCAACAAAAGATTCAGAGATTTTTATTGACTCTTTAGATGATATAAAAGATAAGAAAATAGCTGTTGTAAAAGATTATGCTACAAAAGATTTTATAAAAAGAAAATACCCTAATATAAAAATTGTAGAAGTTGACAATACTTTAGAAGGATTAAAAAAAGTAAGCAAATCAGAAGTATTTGCACATGTAGGACTTTTTCCTGCAGTAGCTCAAACACTTCAAAAGAACAATATTCAGAATGTAAAGATTACAGGAAAAACTTCTATTGATATTGAAGCTAAGATTGCTATTAGGAATGATGAACCTATTTTACAAAGTATTTTAAATAAGGCTATCAATTCTGTAAAAGAAGAAGAGAAGGAACAAGTACTTGATAAATGGCTTACAATCATTAAAGAAGAAGGATTAAATACAAAACTATTTATACAGATAATTACGGCTATAGTAATTATCTCTGCACTTATTATCTTCTTTGTTATTTACAATTCAAATAAGAAACTAAGAAGATTGTCTCAAACAGATAAGTTGACTAATGTGTACAATCGATTTAAGCTTGACTCTTTAATTGAAGAAGAGATGAATAGAAGAAAACGATATGGACAAGAACTAAGTATTGTTCTTATTGATATAGATTTCTTTAAAAAGATAAATGATATTCATGGTCACTTATCAGGGGATAAAATACTTCAAGAGTTTTCTAAAACCATAAAAAGAAATCTTAGAGAAACAGACCATTTTGGAAGATGGGGAGGAGAAGAGTTCCTTGTTATTTTACCTAATACAAATAGCGAAGAGGCCTATATTCTTGCTGAAAAACTAAGAAAGACTATTGAAACTGCTAAGTTTTATAAAGATATAAAAGTAACTGCTAGTTTTGGTATCGCACAATGCGAAGATATAGATAGTAATAAATGTTTAAATAATGTAGATAAAGCTTTATATGAAGCTAAAAATAGTAATAGAAATTGTGTGAAGATTTATAAAAAGTAG
- the tkt gene encoding transketolase, producing the protein MSKQLLQKQADTIRFLAADMVQKANSGHPGAPMGMADIATVLSSHLNLNPSNDKWLNRDRLVFSGGHATGLVYSLLHLWGFDVSLSDMKEFRQHNSKTPGHPEYGHTHGVEITTGPLGQGIANAVGFAMASKYAQNVLGKDVINHNVYCLCGDGDLQEGISYEACATAGHLNLDNLVIIYDSNEITIEGDTSIAWSENVKKRFQAINFEVLEVDGHNFDQIDKAIIAAKASDKPALIIANTAIGKGAATMEGSHHTHGAPLGEDEIKASKVKAGFDPDETFVVPYDIKGAFDKLIKGVEAENAWTESLSDEAKAKIEELQNPNFDAINYPEFEAGASVATRGSNHKILNAIADAVPGFLGGSADLAPSNKTELSGKGDFPEGRNIHFGIKEHAMAAMTNAMNLYGLFRVFSATFFVFSDYLKPSARIAALASIPQHFVWTHDSIGVGEDGPTHQPIEHLSQFRALPNFYTFRPADANENVDSWKIALNMNAPTAFVCSRQNLEVLKKEKAYGDVSNGGYLLKEREDATVTIMASGSEVSLALKAACELDKEGIKANVVSVPCFDLLVEQDKEYISKIIKPSTKVFAVEAARGLEYYKFADEVFGMDTFGASGPAGELFKEFGFTVESLVERIKNEL; encoded by the coding sequence ATGTCAAAACAACTACTTCAAAAACAAGCAGATACGATTAGGTTCTTAGCAGCTGATATGGTTCAAAAAGCAAACTCAGGACACCCAGGTGCACCAATGGGTATGGCTGATATTGCTACAGTTTTAAGTTCTCACTTAAATTTAAACCCATCAAATGACAAATGGCTAAACAGAGATAGATTAGTTTTCTCAGGTGGTCATGCTACAGGTTTAGTTTACTCTTTATTACATCTTTGGGGATTTGATGTAAGTTTATCAGATATGAAAGAGTTTAGACAACATAACTCTAAAACTCCAGGTCATCCTGAATATGGACATACTCATGGTGTTGAAATTACAACTGGTCCATTAGGTCAAGGGATTGCAAATGCAGTTGGTTTTGCAATGGCTTCAAAATATGCACAAAATGTTTTAGGAAAAGATGTTATCAATCACAATGTATACTGTCTTTGTGGTGATGGAGATTTACAAGAAGGTATTTCTTATGAAGCATGTGCTACAGCAGGACACTTAAACTTAGACAACTTAGTTATTATTTATGACTCAAATGAAATCACAATTGAAGGTGATACTTCAATTGCATGGTCTGAAAATGTTAAGAAAAGATTCCAAGCAATTAATTTTGAAGTATTAGAAGTAGATGGACATAACTTTGACCAAATTGACAAAGCAATCATTGCTGCAAAAGCTTCTGATAAACCAGCACTTATTATTGCAAATACTGCAATTGGTAAAGGTGCAGCAACAATGGAGGGAAGCCATCATACACATGGTGCTCCATTAGGTGAAGATGAGATTAAAGCATCTAAAGTAAAAGCAGGGTTTGACCCAGATGAAACTTTTGTTGTTCCATATGATATCAAAGGTGCATTTGATAAATTAATCAAAGGTGTTGAAGCAGAGAATGCTTGGACTGAATCATTATCAGATGAAGCAAAAGCAAAAATTGAAGAGTTACAGAATCCTAATTTTGATGCAATTAACTACCCTGAGTTTGAAGCTGGTGCATCAGTTGCAACAAGAGGTTCAAATCATAAAATCTTAAATGCAATCGCAGATGCAGTTCCAGGTTTCTTAGGTGGTTCAGCTGACCTTGCTCCATCAAATAAAACTGAGCTTTCAGGAAAAGGTGATTTCCCTGAAGGTAGAAATATTCACTTTGGTATTAAAGAACATGCAATGGCAGCAATGACAAATGCAATGAACCTTTATGGATTATTTAGAGTGTTCTCTGCTACATTCTTTGTATTCTCAGATTACTTAAAACCAAGTGCAAGAATTGCAGCATTAGCTTCAATTCCACAACATTTTGTATGGACTCATGACTCTATTGGTGTTGGAGAAGATGGACCAACTCACCAACCAATTGAGCACTTATCTCAATTTAGAGCGTTACCAAACTTCTATACATTTAGACCTGCTGATGCAAATGAAAATGTTGATTCATGGAAAATTGCACTTAACATGAATGCTCCAACTGCATTTGTTTGTTCAAGACAAAACCTAGAAGTACTTAAAAAAGAGAAAGCTTATGGTGATGTATCAAATGGTGGATACTTATTAAAAGAAAGAGAAGATGCAACAGTTACAATTATGGCTTCTGGTTCTGAAGTTTCTTTAGCACTTAAAGCAGCTTGTGAACTAGATAAAGAAGGTATAAAAGCAAATGTAGTTTCTGTTCCTTGTTTTGACCTTTTAGTTGAGCAAGATAAAGAGTATATCTCAAAAATCATCAAGCCTTCTACAAAAGTATTTGCTGTTGAAGCTGCAAGAGGTTTAGAGTATTATAAATTTGCTGATGAAGTATTTGGAATGGATACATTCGGTGCATCTGGACCAGCTGGTGAACTATTTAAAGAGTTTGGATTTACAGTTGAGTCTTTAGTTGAAAGAATTAAAAACGAATTATAA